The following nucleotide sequence is from Fibrobacter sp. UBA4297.
TGCCACCATGACTTCCATCGTGGGCGGAAACGCCTCTACGCTCAAGGGGCGTGACGAAATCGAGAAAGCCTGCGCCAAGTTCCTCTCGCTGTTCGATACGGTTTACCATTCCAACGGCCAGCAGGTAGTGACCATCGATGGCGACCGAGCCAAGGGCGTGTCTTATTGCACCGTGATGCTCATCGGGAAAAACGCGGAAGGCGTGCGCACGCAGAATTTACAGGGAGTCCGTTATGAGGACGAATACCAAAAGATTGACGGCAAGTGGTATATCGCAAAACGCACTTCCCATTTTGAATGGTCCGATGTGCGCCCGGCGGGAAATTAATAAGGAGAACCAAAATGAACAAGACTGTTGCTATGATGCTTTCGACGGCGGCGCTCGCTGCTGCGGCGGGGACAGCCTCCCCGAAGGTGAAACCTGTCACCATCCCGTTGAACGACGGGCGTGCCATTCCGCAGTTCGGGCTCGGCACTTACAATTCTTCGGTGGCCGAGGCGAAGGACGCATTGGCGGTGGCGCTCAAGCTCGGCTACAGGCACGTGGACACGGCTCACGCCTACCGCAACGAGCGTGGCGTCGGCGCAGCCGTGAAGGAGTCGGGAATTCCCCGCGAAGAAATCTGGATTACCTCCAAACTCTGGCCCACGGATTACGACCACGGCAATGCCGCTGAATCTATCGACAAGATGCTGGAGCGCCTGGGTGTGGATTACATCGACCTGGTTTACCTGCACCAGCCTGTGGGCGACTACATGGCGGGCTGGCGCGGCCTCGAAGAGGCGGTGAAGCAGGGCAAGATCAAGTCCATCGGGATTTCGAACTTCGACATGGACGAGCGTGCTTTCGACGAAATCATCGCGAAGGCAAAAATCAGGCCCGCCATCGTGCAGATTGAACTGCACCCGTATGCGCAGCACAAAGCTTTCCGCGAAAAGTGCAAGAAGCTCGGCATCGCGGTGGAAGGCTGGTTCCCCCCGTTGGGAGGCTCCGGCGGCAACGCGACCCTCTTTGGCGACAAGACCATCAAGGAACTGGCGGCAAAGTACAAGAAGTCGCCCGCGCAGATTATCCTCCGCTGGCACGTGCAGGAAGGCTTCTCCACGATTCCCGGCGCACGCAACCCGGATTACATCAAGGAAAACATCGAGGTCTATAACTTCAAGCTTTCCGAAGACGACATGAAAAAGATTCGCGGCCTAGACAAGGAAAAGCGCTTCTTTACCTCGACCCTTGCCGAAATCCAGCATTTCAAGGACTGGAACCCCGGCGACTAAAGACCTTCATTGTCGCCGACCGTTTGCCCACTATGCGCTACACGCATAGTGGGCATAAAAATTACGCATTACGCGGACGTCCTGAATTTATTTATATTATAATCAACCGGTTCAAGGAAATTTTTAACAGAAAAGGCGGATCCCATGAAAAAAATCACCTTGATTCTTTTATCACTTCTTC
It contains:
- a CDS encoding nuclear transport factor 2 family protein; amino-acid sequence: MKKEELIEKQALKELVDTFSNLADMRDTKTQSTLFTEDATMTSIVGGNASTLKGRDEIEKACAKFLSLFDTVYHSNGQQVVTIDGDRAKGVSYCTVMLIGKNAEGVRTQNLQGVRYEDEYQKIDGKWYIAKRTSHFEWSDVRPAGN
- a CDS encoding aldo/keto reductase; amino-acid sequence: MNKTVAMMLSTAALAAAAGTASPKVKPVTIPLNDGRAIPQFGLGTYNSSVAEAKDALAVALKLGYRHVDTAHAYRNERGVGAAVKESGIPREEIWITSKLWPTDYDHGNAAESIDKMLERLGVDYIDLVYLHQPVGDYMAGWRGLEEAVKQGKIKSIGISNFDMDERAFDEIIAKAKIRPAIVQIELHPYAQHKAFREKCKKLGIAVEGWFPPLGGSGGNATLFGDKTIKELAAKYKKSPAQIILRWHVQEGFSTIPGARNPDYIKENIEVYNFKLSEDDMKKIRGLDKEKRFFTSTLAEIQHFKDWNPGD